In the genome of Brachypodium distachyon strain Bd21 chromosome 3, Brachypodium_distachyon_v3.0, whole genome shotgun sequence, the window TCAAATGGATCGGAGTTCGGAGACGATGGAGTATGAAGGAATAAAGTCACATTTTTCCGTAATAGTGAAGTGATAACGCCTGAAAACCACGTGGAGTTGGCAACAGTGATGTTGCATCCGATCAAAGGAAGGCCAAGAACTTTTAAGCACGCCTCTAATCAATTTCGCTGAATCCTTGAATAAGatgcatcatatatatagatcTCCATTTCCTTTAATTTCCTTTATGAGAGGCATGCCATGCCACGCCACGAATAATGGTTGATTTGACGGAGCAATTGATGTGAGGTACGGAATGCATGCGCTGATCATACTTACTTGGAATTAAAATGATGGGTACGACGGAGGACAAAGCATGTGCCCGTGCCATGGGAAGAGATAATTTGCTGGCCAAAAAATGGACACCCATAAGACAACGGAGAAAATGCTGCAACCTTTCCTAGGTACTGGTCGAGTGCTACTACTGCTATATGTTTCAGTCTAGTCCATCCTTGGTTCCTTTCACGGCTGCCAAGCCAGCTTCTGGTATATGGGTCTTTCTGGGTCGTGGAGATGCAAGCGCCCGATGTCAGACTAAAATTAACCTTGTCACGCTCGCGGGGGATtagtggatttttttttgaggggtgCGGGGGATTAATGGATAGGCCGGATTCGAGGTGCCGTGGAAACTGAAATCGAGAGCCCAACAGATGCTTATGGGCTCACAATCGAGTACAATAAGCCTGCTGTTATACTTGGGCTCAAATCGCGGTCGACAGATGGGCCTCTTTCACTTGAGGGCCTCCAATGTGGCTATCAGTGATACATTCTCATTCCgccgtgtttttttttcttttcctttttccgaAAACAAATGAACCCGAAAAAAATAACCTCTCTTTTCAAAACTTTATGATTCCTCGCCGTATATGCTTTGGACTCAGATGTGATGTACTGGGGCCTTTTTATACACCAGCATGAGGAGTGGCGCCAGCCAAGTTAAGCAAAAAGCACGGGAAGATACGCAGTGAGTGAGACAATGAGTGGCATGCATCTCCTGTAGGTGTATAAGTGAGTCGTGTCATTACCAACTCGATTGATGAATTGATCGCAGTGATTACCAAATTCCATGTTTCTGCGTGCGTGCCAAGGTGCGACAGTGCATGTTACCACTTAATTTCATTTAGCTCTGCTGATGTTCGAAGCTACTCCCGCGGTTCGCTTGCTGTGCTACCACTCGACACTTGTAACTACGGAATCACATTGGTTGAGGTTTTCCTTTCCTCGTCTTATGTGCCACATGCTAGTGACATAGGTCCGTCGTTTTGTCCGTATCGTCAAAGTACAAAGCAAAATGACGCGATCAAATTCACCTTCTTTTTTGCAGAAGGaattaaatgaaaaataagGTCATTTTGACATCCTTTTGGAATTGGTCTCAACATTATACTATGCGGACACCATGCAATTTTTGCTCTGCTTGTAAGATGGATAACAAAACAACAAGATTTGGCCGAGGAGAAAATGTTGCCTTTTTTTCTAGCATCAGTAGGATGCTATTGCTTCAATTCCATCCTTCTTTTGGTACAAActacaaacaaattaatgtaataaatatattaatatataattttaaAAGTTGATTTAAACTTGGCAAGGGCCTCATTGCCGGACCCCCTCTACCGAAAATTGTGACGTCCTCTCTCCCATTGGGGAGATGGTAGACCAACAGTCTCAGCAAGTGCTGCGAGCCGTTGATCCAGGGCACGTGTTTTCATGATCACCCGCAGCCCCCGTCCGATATATGTGAATTTCACAGCTGCCCAACCTTGCTCTTTTATATGTGTCTCGCCGGTTACCCTAAGACGCAAACTTTCGATGTGGGACTAATTCCGCCCGTCAATTAAGTAATCTATCCGGTCCGGAGTctatttttttcaaagaaTTAATAATAATTTTATCGGGCCGGCTCAATACCGGCAGATGGGCGTGAGTTTCTTATGTCCTGCATGAAATAAGTGCGGGGTAGGTTTGCACTCTACTCGAGAGCCCACCTTGTTGGTAATGGGCTAGTGGTTGATTATAACGGGCTCGTTATGGGATTAGAGGAGTCTGCTTTCGTACTCGGGCTCAAATTGCCATgattgatctttttttttcaagaatgcaaccTAGCGGGTGCATCATTGATTAGAGAATAAGAGCCAAATGGCTACTACAACACCAAAAATGGCAATGCAATGCCACAAAGTGgccaaaaggagaaaaaaaacaactaTGTGCCGGTAGGCAACCTACTCGCCCCGAGGGCTGACAGAGAAATCCTACCCCTAAGGAGCCCGGCGTTCTCCCAACGTCCAAACTCTTCAACGACGATAACAACATCCTCTGAACGGAAGGAGCCGCGCCGTTGAAGACCACGTTGTTCCGGTGGCACCAAATGGTCCATAAGATGATGGGCGTCTGAAGGTCCTTTAGTGCCCGGCGTGGAAATGTCCCGCAGACTGGCCGCGACGGTCGGCACGCACGCATTCAAAAGTTGATTTAAACTTGACAGGGGCCCCATTGCCAGACCCCCTCTACCAAAAATTGTGACGTCCACTCTCCCATTGGGGAGATGGTAGACCAACAATCTCGCCAAGTGTTGCGAGCCGTTGATCCAGGGCATGGGCCTTCATGATCACCCGTAGCCCCCGTCCGATATATGTAAATTTCACGGCTGGCCAACCTTGCTCTTTTATATGCGTCTTGCCGGTTACCCTAAGACACAAAATTTCTATGTGGGACTGATTCCTCCCGTCCATTGAGTAATGTCTCCAAGCTGGAGTCTATTATTTCACAAATTTAATAATAACTTTATTGGGCCGGCTCAATATGGACCGGGAGATGGGCATGAGTTTCTTATGTCTCGCATGAAATAAGTGCGTGTTAGGCTTGCACTCTACTCGAGAGCCCACCCGTTGGTAATGGGCTAGTGGCTGATTATAATGGGCTTGTTATGGGGATTAGAGGAGTCTGCTTTCATACTGGGGCTCAAATTGCTGTGATTGATCCTTAAACGAACCAAGTTATTTGTCCTATTGTTCTCTCATTCTAAAAGGTTGTCtgttctgtaaaaaaaatatacaccctcatcctctttttttctctgaCACCAAGTAACCTGTATTAAACATCAACTAAGGTTATATCACGCTGCCCCTTAcctttttggtttttgttgccTTACAAAATGTACATTATCATCTCATTTAAAACATAACGTGTCTGATGCCTCCCCGTccgaaaaaaaggaaaatacatTCTTAGCTTTACAAAATTTCCTTTTGAGttatatagtactccgtactgtTTTGCTTTGAAGGCTGGATGTGATGTGCAGCGGTAGACCCGGGCCTTTTATACACTAGCCGGAGGAGTGGCGACAGATTAAGCAAAAGCACCCTTGGATATGCACCGAGTGTCATGCATCTACTACACGGAGTAGCACTGTGTAGCCAGCAAGCTCGAGTGGAGCAGGGGCACGCGGCCCCTCATCATCTGACAGCGACCTCCCACCGAAACGATTCCATGTTGACAAAACCGTTCATTTTGCAACTCGTTAAAGAATTTCGGACTGGTTAGTTAATTTCATTATCTCGCAAAGAAAGTAACAAATCCAGGTTCAGAATTCATGAGTATACCATACTAGCAATCAGAGCAGCTATAGCCCTCCTGAGCCCATTCTGTAGTCCAGAAATTTCGCAGAAAAAACTGCTTAAGTTCCTCCAGAACCCAGGAAAGCTCCACTGTTGCAATGAGAACaaattgtttctttcttcttctccttcttccaaATAAGGTATGAAGGCCAAACTGATTGCATTCAGAAGCCTAGCTAGATGCCGGAGCAGCATCTATGCACATGGCTGTGTTCCAGTCGACGTGGCCTTCGCGCCCCAAATTGCAAGAATGATGTCGGCCCCTACCCTAATTTACGTGTCACGATCAGCCTTCTACTCTATCTAGCTAGCTTCTTCATCTTGAAACTCGCTCGATCTATATCTTGTTGTAAAATATGCATAGAGACATGACACGTACCGTTGTTGTATTGCATTCCGAGCCGTTAGGTATGCAGTCACAAACTAGCTACATTTTCCTGGATGACTGAATTGATTAATCAATCGGTACAGTACATTATATATTTTGCTGATTCCGTATGCAGGCAGCATATGATGGATATTGGATACATAGGATATGTAGCGGGATAACATATTTATGTACCGTCCGTTAGTGTTTCCATATTCTACTCTTACCACATCGATCCGGTGGCAGCTATAGGTAAGCGCAGggcttaattaattagattgaGCAATGAGCAGTGATCATCTCACTGATGAAGACATAAGAATCTTCCGTAAGTTGTGTCAAATTTAAAACGGATGAAGAACGTACAGAGACATGCGTGAACAATCAACAACATCTGACGAATGATCATCCATACATATTACTAAATGTATTCTTCTCATAGATCGATATATAGAGGGTTCCTTCCTTAATTTACATCCATGCTTTGATGGTAATTTCGCACTCCATCATACGGTAAGAAAAACAGGGGGAACAAGTAGTGAAATTCTCCTCCAGAttatacatgcatatatagctGAAGGTGTCACAtttcttctgaaaaaaaaggagagctGAAGAAAGCTAGGTGCAGCCATTAAGAAGCACCATGTGCCCATGCACACACACTCAAGACAAACAGAGCAGGACGGACGATAATTATAGATAGATAATTACAGCGCGCCAAATGATCCACGTAGCTAGGCGCACGATCACCATTCACCACACAACTGACTGAtcgactgactgactgactgatttgatttgatttaaTTAGTCGCGGCTCTTGAAGGGGATGGCTCTGATCACCACCACGTGGTAGATAGCAGCCAGCGCGGCTCCAATGAACGGACCCACCCAGAAAATCCACTGCAAACCAAAACACACACCAAGAGATTACTCGTGAGATCGATTAATTTTACCCAGATAGACTTTGCAGCGATCAGTAGAAAGATGCATAGCATAGATCAGTAAAAAGTTCGAGGTCTTACGTGGTCGTCCCACGCCTGCTTCCTGTTGTAGATGATGGCAGCACCCAGGCTCCTCGCCGGGTTGATCCCGGTTCCGGTGATGGGGATCGTCGCCAGGTGCACCAGGAACACCGCGAACCCGATCGGCAGCGGCGCCAAGATCTGCACATATATTACATCCATCATTCCTTAACCCATGGAAGAAACGAAACGAAACGAAAGTAAATCGactcatcttcttccccaaaaACACTTACCGGAACATGTGAGTCTCTGGCGCTACGTTTAGCATCAGTAGCCGAGAACACAGTGTAAACGAGCACAAAAGTGCCCACAATCTCCGCCCCAAGCCCATCGCCCTTGGTATACCCAACAGCCACGGagttcgcgccgccgcctttccCCATGTAAAGCCCGGTCTGGAACCCTTTcacgacgccggcgccgcagaTGGCGCCGAGGCACTGCATGACCATGTAGAACACGGCCCGGGTGAGCGACAGCTTCCTGGCCAGGAACAgcccgaaggtgaccgccgGGTTGATGTGCCCGCCGGAGATGCCCGCCGTGCAGTAGACGAGCACGAAGATCATGCCGCCGAAGCTCCAGGCGATGCCCTGGATCCCCACGGTGCCGCacttggaggaggagctgctcaCGCCCATGACCGTCAGCACGCTGATgtagaggaagaggaaagTGGCGATGAACTCGGCGATGCCGGCGCGGTAGAAGGACCAGGAGGTGAGCTCCTCGGCCTCGAAGATTGGGGCCGGAGGGGGCTCCTTGTAGTCCTTCTCTGAGTCCCCGCCTTGTGCGGCGGTGCCGATGGGCTGCCGCTCTGAGTAGCGGTTCGCGCCCAGGCGcacgtcctcctccttgccctccATTGATGTGGATCGAAGCTTGGCGAGctagtttcttttcttgatgGTTGATTGGGGgatcgaggaggaggtgaTCGGTGGGAGAGATGAGGAAAGGGAGTGGCTCTGGAGTGCTTTTATAGCCAGGGCTCTATCTGCTATCATGGGCTTTGGTCTCTCTCATGCTAGTAGTATCACTTATGGGAGTGATAaggttttttgttttattttttgctgcCACTTCTTGATTAGTGGATGAGATGAGAGGCCGGGGGTATGGTTTTGTTTAATTAGCAGCGGCCTTAAATTATTAACCTATGAATTgaattgtgattttgttgtttACTAGTGGTCTGTCACCCTCatatggcatggagtggcagcAGACCTTGGGCTTGAGGATTGAATAGTTTTGGCGGTGGTTGTTTGCAAATAATCTAGGCACTTGATAAGATGGGATTAGTGTATACAAATACAATGGTTTGTTAAGATAGGATTAGCAGGGTTTTGTATAAGATGATTTGTTATCATTGAGGGGCTGTGTTGTGCCCTTTTTGGTTCTAATTTGTTGGTAGCTAGAAACGGACAGAGGGGTCAGTTTCTTCGCGAGCTCGTCTAGCTGTCTCGAGTTGTACTACGGCATCTTCTCGATCATCCAATCAATAATTCCATAGGCTCTCATAGCCACAAACCAGCCACCCCACCCCGGCGGCCTTGACAAAATTGGGAAAATTAAGTTGACACATCCATGAACAGCTACTGGAGCTAGCCTTGCTTGCTAGTAAAACATGTAACACGCCTAATACTCCTtccatctcatattaaatgactttatattacatgtatctaaacgtttttagacataaatacatctatattGTGAAAAATTTGAGTCCGAGGgagttctaaaaaaaaaaaaaacagtgtaGTTAGAACAACATCCTCTTCTCGGTACAACTTACCGACCATACACGCGTATCTGCGACAACAAGATCGAATTTGTTCTTTTCGGCTCTACAGAAAGAATTTCCTTTCGTTTTCTGGTTAGCATAAAGCGGACCATGTAAGAAGGCGGCACACTGAACCTTAATTGTGAATGAATGATGATGGAATCCAGACGCACTGGGGAAGCTGACAAAGACGACCAAACACACCCTCCAGGATTGCACAACCACTCAGCTCAACCAGTAGCTAGCATCAAGCAAAGGAAGAGAGCCCAACGGaaagtaaagaaaagaaaacgcgAGAGGAGGCGACAGCGACGGCGTTCCAGGGACGGCAGCCGCACCTTCATCGCTGGCCACACACCAGCTCCGACCTCCATCACCTCCCCTCACCCATCAGGTACTAACACG includes:
- the LOC100845597 gene encoding aquaporin PIP1-5; the protein is MEGKEEDVRLGANRYSERQPIGTAAQGGDSEKDYKEPPPAPIFEAEELTSWSFYRAGIAEFIATFLFLYISVLTVMGVSSSSSKCGTVGIQGIAWSFGGMIFVLVYCTAGISGGHINPAVTFGLFLARKLSLTRAVFYMVMQCLGAICGAGVVKGFQTGLYMGKGGGANSVAVGYTKGDGLGAEIVGTFVLVYTVFSATDAKRSARDSHVPILAPLPIGFAVFLVHLATIPITGTGINPARSLGAAIIYNRKQAWDDHWIFWVGPFIGAALAAIYHVVVIRAIPFKSRD